In Shinella sp. XGS7, a single genomic region encodes these proteins:
- a CDS encoding S8 family peptidase, giving the protein MKQPRLAVPLTQLATLLLSALAAQQAAALNTYAGDPGQLGNPTSWRTAEFQRDWGLLAMGAEYAYAAGYSGAGIKVGVVDSGFFDLHPQFSSDRYHAVAVDGISGAYNPAYNDRHGTHVVGTIGASRDGSIGGASNFHGVAFNAQVYVGNTGRTDSALFGMPQATQTAAQTIDQAYVANVYRGVNAQGARIISTSWGSQPNTEQYQSLYPDSTAYPGRAGLLGSWGFLSRDDTWMKGALDAAKTGTVLVFSAGNTGYANASARAGAAYFMPELEANWLAVAAIRQNLTIGGVAVGQSLNADGSVAVPGAQLYNQCGVAKWSCITAPGNAINGSVVSGTSPGYASLSGTSMAAPHASGALAVIMERYSYMSNAQALEVMKTTAVQNGTINNAAGAAVTNPNAGQLTAVPDERNGWGTVSLRHAMNGPGQFTGRFAVNTQGQNDTWTNAISDTAIKARKLEDQAEAASWLATKTAKGWLNGLPAGASADERTEYGVGMAREAARDARVYEGSLAKSGDGSLVLAGNNSYSGGTELFGGTLVGRSATAFGSGDVAVHGGILAGTATIAGDLLNEAGQIAPGENGIGTLSVLGNFAQFPSGSLALELGAAGSDLLSIGGTAFLGGTLQLSLIDGFLPTAGTSFTLMSAGNFLGRFSSVQFNGWGAGYTGSLFYGNGNVRLDVTAVPEPQSYAMLMLGLGLLAWQLRRRRG; this is encoded by the coding sequence ATGAAGCAGCCCCGACTTGCCGTCCCACTCACCCAGCTGGCGACGCTCTTGCTGAGCGCCCTCGCCGCCCAGCAGGCCGCCGCCCTCAACACCTATGCCGGCGACCCCGGCCAGCTGGGCAACCCGACCAGCTGGCGCACCGCCGAGTTCCAGCGCGACTGGGGCCTGCTGGCCATGGGCGCCGAATATGCCTATGCGGCCGGCTACAGCGGTGCGGGCATCAAGGTCGGCGTGGTCGATTCGGGCTTCTTTGACCTGCATCCGCAGTTCAGCAGTGATCGTTACCACGCGGTCGCGGTGGACGGCATCTCGGGCGCCTACAACCCCGCCTACAACGACCGTCATGGCACCCATGTGGTGGGCACCATCGGCGCCTCCCGCGATGGCAGCATCGGCGGCGCCAGCAATTTCCACGGCGTGGCCTTCAATGCCCAGGTCTATGTCGGCAACACCGGCCGCACCGACAGCGCCCTGTTCGGCATGCCCCAGGCCACGCAGACGGCCGCGCAGACCATAGACCAGGCCTATGTGGCCAATGTCTATCGCGGCGTGAATGCCCAGGGCGCGCGCATCATCAGCACCAGCTGGGGCAGCCAGCCCAATACCGAGCAGTACCAGAGCCTCTACCCCGACAGCACGGCCTACCCCGGCCGCGCCGGTCTGCTGGGCTCGTGGGGCTTTCTCTCGCGCGACGACACCTGGATGAAGGGCGCACTGGACGCCGCCAAGACCGGCACCGTGCTGGTCTTCAGCGCAGGCAATACCGGCTACGCGAATGCCAGCGCCCGCGCCGGCGCCGCCTACTTCATGCCCGAGCTGGAGGCCAACTGGCTGGCCGTGGCTGCCATTCGCCAGAACCTCACGATCGGCGGCGTGGCCGTGGGCCAGAGCCTGAATGCCGACGGTTCCGTGGCCGTGCCCGGCGCCCAGCTCTACAACCAGTGCGGCGTGGCCAAGTGGTCCTGCATCACCGCGCCCGGCAATGCCATCAACGGCAGCGTGGTGAGCGGCACCAGCCCCGGCTATGCCTCGCTCTCCGGCACCTCCATGGCGGCCCCGCATGCCTCGGGAGCCCTGGCCGTGATCATGGAGCGCTACAGCTATATGAGCAACGCCCAGGCCCTGGAGGTGATGAAGACGACCGCGGTGCAGAACGGCACGATCAACAACGCTGCGGGCGCCGCCGTCACCAACCCCAACGCGGGCCAGCTGACCGCGGTGCCGGACGAGCGCAATGGCTGGGGCACGGTGAGCCTGCGCCACGCCATGAACGGGCCTGGCCAGTTCACGGGCAGATTCGCCGTCAACACCCAGGGGCAGAACGACACCTGGACCAATGCCATCTCCGACACCGCCATCAAGGCCCGCAAGCTGGAAGACCAGGCCGAGGCCGCCAGCTGGCTGGCCACCAAGACCGCCAAGGGCTGGCTCAATGGCCTGCCGGCGGGCGCCAGCGCCGATGAGCGCACCGAGTACGGCGTGGGCATGGCCCGCGAGGCCGCTCGCGATGCGCGGGTCTACGAGGGCAGCCTCGCCAAGTCTGGGGACGGCAGCCTGGTGCTGGCCGGCAACAACAGCTACTCGGGCGGGACCGAGCTCTTCGGCGGCACCCTGGTGGGCCGCTCGGCCACCGCCTTCGGCAGCGGCGATGTGGCCGTGCATGGCGGCATCCTGGCCGGCACCGCCACCATTGCCGGCGATCTGCTCAACGAAGCTGGACAGATCGCCCCGGGCGAGAACGGCATCGGCACCCTGAGCGTGCTGGGCAATTTTGCGCAGTTCCCATCCGGCTCGCTGGCGCTGGAGCTCGGCGCCGCCGGCAGCGATCTGCTGAGCATAGGCGGCACCGCCTTCCTGGGCGGCACGCTGCAGCTCTCGCTGATCGACGGCTTCCTGCCAACGGCGGGCACCAGCTTCACGCTGATGAGCGCCGGCAATTTCCTGGGCCGCTTCAGCAGCGTGCAGTTCAATGGCTGGGGCGCGGGCTACACCGGCTCGCTGTTCTACGGCAATGGCAATGTCCGCCTGGACGTCACGGCCGTCCCCGAACCCCAGAGCTACGCCATGCTGATGCTGGGCCTGGGCCTGCTGGCCTGGCAGCTGCGCCGCCGCCGCGGCTGA
- a CDS encoding oxidative damage protection protein: MARTVQCVYLKKEGEGLDFPVYPGELGKRIYDNVSKEAWAQWLKHQTMLVNENRLNLADQRARQYLVRQMEQFFFGGGAEQPAGYVPPSE, translated from the coding sequence ATGGCACGCACCGTGCAATGCGTTTATCTGAAGAAGGAAGGCGAAGGCCTGGACTTTCCCGTCTACCCGGGCGAACTGGGCAAGCGCATTTACGACAACGTCAGCAAGGAAGCCTGGGCCCAGTGGCTCAAGCACCAGACCATGCTGGTGAATGAAAACCGCCTGAACCTGGCCGACCAGCGCGCCCGCCAGTATCTGGTGCGCCAGATGGAGCAGTTCTTCTTCGGCGGCGGCGCCGAGCAGCCGGCGGGTTATGTCCCGCCGAGCGAGTGA
- a CDS encoding H-NS family nucleoid-associated regulatory protein: MAATLKDLLAQRAALDEQIAQTKEREHSDAIAKVKSLMSEYGLTLADLSSRPAKSGKTSKVAVKYRNQATGETWSGRGLQPKWLKAAIAGGAKLEDFHV, translated from the coding sequence ATGGCAGCAACTCTCAAAGACCTTCTGGCCCAGCGGGCCGCGCTTGATGAGCAGATTGCTCAAACCAAGGAACGCGAGCACAGCGACGCCATTGCCAAGGTCAAGAGCCTGATGTCGGAATATGGCCTGACCCTGGCCGATCTGAGCAGCCGCCCGGCCAAGTCGGGCAAGACCTCCAAGGTGGCGGTGAAATATCGCAATCAGGCCACCGGTGAAACCTGGAGCGGTCGCGGCCTGCAACCCAAGTGGCTGAAGGCGGCCATCGCCGGCGGTGCCAAGCTGGAAGATTTCCACGTCTGA
- the argA gene encoding amino-acid N-acetyltransferase translates to MSLVFPHTFVPWFRSVAPYIHAYRGETFVVGMPGELVAAGKLNAFVQDLSIVHAMGIKIVLVHGFRPQVNEQLVAKGQQPRFHQGVRITDAVALDCAQEAAGQLRFEIEAAFSQGLPNTPMANATVRVVSGNFLTARPVGIVDGVDYQHSGLVRKVDAGAIQRAIDSGAIVLLSPFGFSPTGEAFNLTMEEVATSAAIALQADKLLFMTETAGVHENPDDPDSPIDTELALADAQRLLAGLPKPTQPTDVAFYLQHCVKACLAGVERSHILPLAVDGALLQEVYTHDGIGTMVVDEKLESLREATPDDVGGIVALIEPFERDGTLVKRDRNEIERDIEAYTVIEHDGVIFGCAALYPYTEARTAEMAALTVSAEVQGQGDGDRILKRIEQRAKSMGLSSIFVLTTRTMHWFIKRGFHPVEPEWLPEERKRKYNWDRRSQVLVKKLA, encoded by the coding sequence ATGAGTCTTGTCTTTCCCCATACCTTCGTGCCCTGGTTCCGTTCGGTGGCGCCGTACATCCATGCCTACCGCGGCGAGACCTTCGTGGTAGGCATGCCGGGTGAGCTGGTGGCGGCGGGCAAACTCAATGCCTTTGTGCAGGATCTCTCCATCGTGCACGCCATGGGCATCAAGATCGTGCTGGTGCACGGCTTTCGCCCCCAGGTGAACGAGCAGTTGGTGGCCAAGGGCCAGCAGCCGCGCTTCCACCAGGGCGTGCGCATCACCGACGCCGTGGCCCTGGACTGCGCCCAGGAGGCGGCCGGCCAGCTGCGCTTCGAGATCGAGGCCGCCTTCTCCCAGGGCCTGCCCAACACGCCCATGGCCAACGCCACGGTGCGCGTGGTCTCGGGCAACTTCCTGACCGCGCGCCCGGTGGGCATCGTCGATGGCGTGGACTATCAGCACAGCGGCCTGGTGCGCAAGGTGGACGCGGGCGCGATCCAGCGCGCCATCGACTCCGGCGCCATCGTGCTGCTCTCGCCCTTCGGCTTCTCGCCCACCGGCGAGGCCTTCAATCTGACCATGGAAGAGGTGGCCACCAGCGCCGCCATCGCCCTGCAGGCCGACAAGCTGCTCTTCATGACCGAGACCGCGGGCGTGCACGAGAACCCCGACGATCCGGACAGCCCCATCGACACCGAGCTGGCCCTGGCCGACGCCCAGCGCCTGCTGGCCGGCCTGCCCAAGCCCACCCAGCCCACCGACGTGGCCTTCTATCTGCAGCACTGCGTCAAGGCCTGTCTGGCCGGCGTGGAGCGCTCCCACATCCTGCCCCTGGCCGTGGATGGCGCCCTGCTGCAGGAGGTCTACACCCACGACGGCATCGGCACCATGGTGGTGGACGAGAAGCTGGAGAGCCTGCGCGAGGCCACGCCCGACGATGTGGGCGGCATCGTGGCCCTGATCGAGCCCTTCGAGCGCGACGGCACCCTGGTCAAGCGCGATCGCAACGAGATCGAGCGCGATATCGAGGCATACACCGTGATCGAGCACGACGGCGTGATCTTCGGCTGCGCCGCGCTCTATCCCTACACCGAGGCCCGCACCGCGGAAATGGCCGCGCTGACCGTCTCGGCCGAGGTGCAGGGCCAGGGCGACGGCGACCGCATCCTCAAGCGCATCGAGCAGCGCGCCAAATCCATGGGACTGAGCAGCATCTTCGTGCTCACCACCCGCACCATGCACTGGTTCATCAAGCGCGGTTTCCACCCGGTGGAGCCGGAATGGTTGCCGGAGGAACGCAAGCGCAAATACAACTGGGACCGGCGCTCGCAGGTGCTGGTCAAGAAACTGGCCTAA
- a CDS encoding Fe(3+) ABC transporter substrate-binding protein: protein MRISRLVKTLCATGLLAGLAGTSLAQEQVLNLYSARHYQTDEALYANFTKATGIRINRVDTDDAGLVARLKSEGSSSPADVILLVDAARLWQAERDGLFAPVKSAVLEQRIPAHLRATDKGQGSDWFGFSTRARIVVYNKLSVKREDVDTYEELADPKNKGKVCLRSGSHPYNLSLFGAMYEHMGAERTEAWLKGIVANMARAPKGGDTDQIKAAASGECQIAVTNSYYLARMMRSDKPEDRAVVERLGVVFPNQQSWGTHMNIAGGAMAKHAKNRDNAVKFLEYLSSPEAQIYFANGNNEWPVVAGVKVPNPALDAMGSFKSETIPVSAVGANLPKVQQLLDKVGFK, encoded by the coding sequence ATGCGAATTTCCCGACTCGTCAAAACGCTGTGTGCGACTGGCCTGCTGGCCGGCCTGGCCGGTACCTCTCTGGCCCAGGAGCAGGTGCTGAACCTGTACTCGGCCCGCCACTATCAGACCGACGAAGCGCTGTACGCCAATTTCACCAAGGCCACCGGCATCCGCATCAACCGCGTGGACACCGATGACGCCGGCCTGGTGGCCCGTCTCAAGAGCGAGGGCTCGTCCAGCCCCGCCGATGTGATCCTGCTGGTGGACGCCGCCCGCCTCTGGCAGGCCGAGCGCGACGGCCTGTTCGCCCCGGTCAAGTCCGCCGTGCTGGAGCAGCGCATCCCCGCCCATCTGCGGGCCACCGACAAGGGCCAGGGCTCCGACTGGTTCGGCTTCTCCACCCGTGCCCGCATCGTGGTCTACAACAAGCTCAGCGTGAAGCGGGAGGATGTGGACACCTACGAGGAGCTGGCCGACCCGAAGAACAAGGGCAAGGTCTGCCTGCGCAGCGGCTCCCACCCCTATAACCTCTCGCTGTTCGGCGCCATGTACGAGCACATGGGTGCCGAGCGCACCGAGGCCTGGCTCAAGGGCATCGTCGCCAATATGGCCCGCGCGCCCAAGGGCGGTGATACCGATCAGATCAAGGCGGCCGCCAGCGGTGAATGCCAGATCGCCGTCACCAACAGCTACTACCTGGCCCGCATGATGCGCTCGGACAAGCCCGAGGACCGCGCCGTGGTGGAGCGCCTGGGCGTGGTGTTCCCCAACCAGCAGAGCTGGGGCACGCACATGAATATCGCCGGCGGCGCGATGGCCAAGCACGCCAAGAACCGCGACAACGCGGTCAAATTCCTGGAGTACCTGAGCTCGCCGGAAGCGCAAATCTATTTCGCCAACGGCAATAACGAATGGCCGGTGGTGGCCGGCGTCAAGGTGCCGAATCCGGCCCTCGATGCCATGGGCAGCTTCAAGAGCGAAACCATCCCGGTTTCTGCGGTCGGCGCCAATCTGCCCAAGGTGCAGCAGCTGCTCGACAAGGTCGGTTTCAAGTAA
- the hrpA gene encoding ATP-dependent RNA helicase HrpA: MPPISFPEGLPVSGRREEIERALAEHQVVIVCGETGSGKTTQLPKIALAMGRGRANGGGLIGHTQPRRIAASSVAKRIAEELNTPLGEVVGYKVRFQDRLQPGASVKLMTDGILLAETQTDPLLKAYDTLIIDEAHERSLNIDFLLGYLREVLPRRPDLKVVVTSATIDADRFAQHFASAKGPAPVLMVSGRTFPVEQRYRPFEESREYDVNDAICDAVDELWREGSGDVLVFLPGEREIREAAEALRKHHPPGVEVLPLFARLSEQEQNRIFQPHGAPRIVLATNVAETSLTVPGIRYVIDPGLARVKRYSYRNKVEQLQVEPISQAAANQRAGRCGRVSNGICIRLYDEKDFNERPRFTDPEILRSSLAGVILRMKALHLGQVEAFPFIEPPPRKAIADGYQLLHELGAVDEMNELTAMGKELSRLPLDPRVGRMILEARTRDALSEVLVIASALSGQDVRDRPMDQQQAADEKHKKFDDEKSEFMGYLKLWKWIGESRGGEGEHRLSNRKQEQLLRENFVSPRRVREWRDIYSQLHTVVAEHGWRLNGAPATYEQVHLSMLAGLLGNIGFKSEDEDWYLGARGIKFYRHPGAHLSKKPGRWIVAAELVDTTRLFGRGIANIEPQWLPGIAGHLLKIQLAEPHWEKKAAEVIALERATLYGIVVYSNRRVNFGKVDPVAAREIFIREALVNGEWDTRLPFLAHNRKQIAKVEELEHKSRRQDVLVDDELIYAFYDSQLPAEVCSGHTLEKWYREASRGNPKLLHISREELMRHEAAGVTSNAFPKTLRLGGVDCRADYLHEPGDARDGLTVTVPIYALNQVSEERCEWLVPGMLAAKVLALVKSLHQKPRARLVPLPDFVAEFCELAPFAQGGLVEALLKSVKERTQLAIQKNDFKLEQLPAHLFMNYRVVDEHGRQLGLSRNLAALKAELGGQARSAFQALAALKLPAAASPAPAPAAATATAPPQPGRGGKAAPAPAPAAHDSASRYTAWTFGTLPELMEVSKGAQTLIGFPALIDRGTHVEIEVFDEPEVAAAKHRLGLRRLVALQLKEPLKYLEKNIPDLQAMSVAYMSLGTAEELREQIIGVAVDRAFLVEPLPTHEFEFKTRLEEGRARLNLIAQEVARLTYQILLDFQAASRKLKDSRAPKEVAEDISAQLQRLCPKHFVTQTPWSQAQHLPRYLKAITARLDKWRVDAARDAKLLAELRPLEQRYLRRLAELKGTRDARLEDFRWQLEELRVSLFAQELRTPQPVSVKRLEKVWAQLSG, from the coding sequence GTGCCGCCCATCAGCTTTCCAGAGGGCCTGCCCGTCTCGGGCCGGCGCGAGGAGATTGAGCGCGCCCTGGCCGAGCACCAGGTCGTCATCGTCTGCGGCGAGACCGGCTCGGGCAAGACCACCCAGCTGCCCAAGATCGCCCTGGCCATGGGGCGCGGCCGGGCCAACGGCGGGGGGCTGATCGGCCACACCCAGCCGCGGCGCATCGCCGCCTCCAGCGTGGCCAAGCGCATTGCCGAGGAGCTGAACACCCCGCTGGGTGAGGTGGTGGGCTACAAGGTGCGCTTCCAGGACCGGCTGCAGCCCGGGGCCAGCGTCAAGCTGATGACGGACGGCATCCTGCTGGCCGAGACCCAGACCGATCCGCTGCTCAAGGCCTACGACACCCTGATCATCGACGAGGCGCACGAGCGCTCGCTGAACATCGACTTCCTGCTGGGCTATCTGCGCGAGGTGCTGCCGCGCCGGCCGGATCTCAAGGTGGTCGTGACCTCGGCGACCATCGACGCCGACCGCTTCGCCCAGCATTTCGCCTCGGCCAAGGGACCGGCGCCCGTGCTGATGGTCTCGGGCCGCACCTTCCCGGTGGAGCAGCGCTACCGCCCCTTCGAGGAATCGCGCGAGTACGACGTCAACGACGCCATCTGCGATGCGGTGGACGAGCTCTGGCGCGAGGGCTCGGGCGATGTGCTGGTGTTCCTGCCCGGTGAGCGCGAGATCCGCGAGGCGGCCGAGGCGCTGCGCAAGCACCATCCGCCCGGCGTCGAGGTGCTGCCGCTGTTCGCGCGGCTCTCTGAGCAGGAGCAGAACCGCATCTTCCAGCCGCATGGGGCGCCGCGCATCGTGCTGGCCACCAATGTGGCCGAAACCTCGCTGACCGTGCCCGGCATCCGCTATGTGATCGACCCGGGTCTGGCACGGGTCAAGCGCTACAGCTACCGCAACAAGGTCGAGCAGCTGCAGGTGGAGCCCATCAGCCAGGCGGCGGCCAACCAGCGTGCCGGCCGCTGCGGCCGGGTGTCCAACGGCATCTGCATCCGGCTCTACGACGAGAAGGACTTCAACGAGCGCCCGCGCTTCACCGACCCGGAGATCCTGCGTTCATCGCTCGCCGGCGTGATCCTGCGCATGAAGGCCCTGCACCTGGGTCAGGTCGAGGCCTTCCCCTTCATCGAGCCGCCGCCGCGCAAGGCCATTGCCGACGGCTACCAGCTGCTGCATGAGCTGGGCGCCGTGGACGAGATGAACGAGCTGACGGCCATGGGCAAGGAGCTCTCAAGGCTGCCCCTGGACCCGCGCGTCGGCCGCATGATTCTGGAGGCGCGCACGCGTGACGCGCTCTCCGAGGTGCTGGTCATCGCCAGCGCGCTCTCCGGCCAGGACGTGCGCGACCGGCCCATGGACCAGCAGCAGGCCGCCGACGAGAAGCACAAGAAGTTCGACGACGAGAAGTCGGAGTTCATGGGCTATCTCAAGCTCTGGAAATGGATCGGCGAATCCCGGGGCGGGGAGGGCGAGCATCGCCTGTCCAACCGCAAGCAGGAGCAGCTGCTGCGCGAGAACTTCGTCAGCCCGCGCCGTGTGCGCGAGTGGCGCGACATTTACTCCCAGCTGCACACCGTGGTGGCCGAGCATGGCTGGCGCCTCAACGGCGCGCCAGCCACCTACGAGCAGGTGCATCTGTCCATGCTGGCCGGCCTGCTGGGCAATATCGGCTTCAAGAGCGAGGACGAGGACTGGTACCTGGGCGCGCGCGGCATCAAGTTCTACCGCCATCCGGGCGCCCATCTGAGCAAGAAGCCGGGGCGCTGGATCGTGGCGGCGGAGCTGGTGGACACGACCCGCCTCTTCGGCCGCGGCATCGCCAATATCGAGCCGCAATGGCTGCCGGGCATCGCCGGCCATCTGCTCAAGATCCAGCTGGCCGAGCCGCACTGGGAGAAGAAGGCGGCCGAGGTGATCGCGCTGGAGCGCGCCACGCTCTATGGCATTGTGGTCTACAGCAACCGCCGCGTGAACTTCGGCAAGGTGGATCCGGTGGCGGCGCGCGAGATCTTCATCCGCGAGGCCCTGGTCAATGGCGAGTGGGACACGCGCCTGCCCTTCCTGGCCCACAACCGCAAGCAGATTGCCAAGGTCGAGGAGCTGGAGCACAAGTCGCGCCGCCAGGACGTGCTGGTGGACGATGAGCTGATCTACGCCTTCTACGACAGCCAGCTGCCGGCCGAGGTCTGCTCCGGCCACACGCTGGAGAAGTGGTACCGCGAGGCCAGCCGGGGCAACCCCAAGCTGCTGCACATCAGCCGCGAGGAGCTGATGCGGCACGAGGCCGCTGGCGTCACCAGCAATGCCTTCCCCAAGACCCTCCGCCTGGGCGGTGTGGACTGCAGGGCCGACTATCTGCACGAGCCGGGCGACGCGCGCGACGGCCTCACCGTCACCGTGCCTATCTATGCGCTGAACCAGGTCAGCGAGGAGCGCTGCGAATGGCTGGTGCCCGGCATGCTCGCGGCCAAGGTGCTGGCCCTTGTCAAGAGCCTGCACCAGAAGCCGCGCGCGCGCCTGGTGCCGCTGCCGGACTTTGTGGCCGAGTTCTGCGAGCTGGCCCCCTTCGCCCAGGGCGGCCTGGTCGAGGCCCTGCTGAAGTCGGTCAAGGAGCGCACCCAGCTGGCCATCCAGAAGAATGACTTCAAGCTGGAGCAGCTGCCGGCGCACCTGTTCATGAACTACCGGGTGGTGGACGAGCATGGCCGCCAGCTTGGGCTCTCCCGCAACCTGGCGGCCCTGAAGGCCGAGCTGGGCGGCCAGGCGCGCTCGGCCTTTCAGGCGCTGGCGGCGCTGAAGCTGCCGGCGGCCGCCAGCCCGGCGCCGGCGCCCGCGGCGGCAACAGCGACCGCCCCGCCTCAGCCCGGCCGTGGCGGCAAGGCCGCGCCCGCGCCGGCACCGGCGGCCCACGACAGCGCCAGCCGCTACACCGCTTGGACCTTCGGCACGCTGCCGGAGCTGATGGAGGTGAGCAAGGGCGCCCAGACCCTGATCGGCTTCCCGGCCCTGATCGACCGCGGCACCCATGTGGAGATCGAGGTCTTCGACGAGCCCGAGGTGGCCGCGGCCAAGCACCGCCTGGGCCTGCGCCGCCTGGTGGCCCTGCAGCTCAAGGAGCCGCTGAAGTATCTGGAGAAAAACATTCCAGACCTGCAGGCCATGTCGGTGGCCTATATGAGTCTGGGCACGGCCGAGGAGCTGCGCGAGCAGATCATCGGCGTGGCGGTGGACCGGGCTTTCCTGGTCGAGCCCCTGCCCACCCATGAGTTCGAGTTCAAGACCCGGCTGGAGGAGGGGCGCGCGCGCCTGAACCTGATCGCCCAGGAAGTGGCCCGCCTGACGTACCAGATCCTGCTGGACTTCCAGGCCGCCAGCCGCAAGCTCAAGGACAGCCGGGCGCCCAAGGAAGTGGCCGAGGACATCAGCGCCCAGCTGCAGCGCCTGTGCCCCAAGCACTTTGTCACCCAGACGCCCTGGAGCCAGGCTCAGCACCTGCCGCGCTACCTCAAGGCCATCACGGCGCGGCTGGACAAGTGGCGGGTCGATGCCGCGCGGGATGCCAAGCTGCTGGCCGAGCTGCGCCCGCTGGAGCAGCGCTATCTGCGCCGCCTGGCCGAGCTCAAGGGCACGCGCGACGCGCGCCTGGAGGACTTCCGCTGGCAGCTGGAGGAGCTGCGGGTCAGTCTTTTCGCCCAGGAGCTGCGCACGCCGCAGCCGGTGAGCGTGAAAAGATTGGAGAAAGTCTGGGCTCAGCTCAGCGGCTGA